The following coding sequences are from one Methanosarcina sp. WWM596 window:
- a CDS encoding histidine kinase dimerization/phosphoacceptor domain -containing protein, producing MGGVGIVVTTVKSGKSELQWMRYLLSTSPYPAMKAGTDGILLYANEASVPLLKIWRIETGQKLPLQIHSLVRKAIRKKEALNIEVKGDKKEYLLTFKPVESGYVHIHGMDLPPMIARKKTLFKQEKQQEAFPEALMDRTAEMAASALKAEFCRIYKFSHDCIDLPENQLSIQEIGCFRQPDKLNELAGGISVFIRMQGNIGIGVTLYRTMPDEFAPEEVRFLRYVLSLVRKILKCKRIDSELQDRIHFLESLLEEIPNPAYFRDVSQTFQDLSELLAGKVAHSPDRNTSGYSMHELEEVIPKELTAIYKRKKGPGVPEEFGMMPCICGMFRESEEALKIALEVQKALWIVINNSPAVVFLWRNENKWPADFVSENVSQFGYEVEDFTSGRIHYGDIVYKEDLKNVQEELDRCVENKLESFRMEYRICTREGESRWVDERTFIQRDAEGHATHFQGVVIDITERKVAEEALARAEQLRKKEINHRIKNNLQIVSSLLDLQAEQFSDRKVIEAFKESESRIVSMSLIHEELYESGNLDILDFSSYLRKLIADLCRSYSTGSSAIRVNLNMKKVFLGVDTAVSLGIIINELFTNAIKYAFPQGKGGEINVELFEEGTGDTVNEKASSGKPLILKIPDEGQNLHEQFTLVFADNGKGFPEELNIRNTESLGLQLVNALVNQIGGSISLEREKGTKFTLKFRE from the coding sequence ATGGGGGGCGTTGGAATAGTTGTTACTACAGTAAAAAGTGGGAAGAGTGAGCTTCAGTGGATGCGTTATCTCCTTTCTACAAGTCCTTATCCCGCAATGAAGGCTGGAACTGATGGAATTCTACTTTACGCAAACGAAGCCTCAGTCCCTTTACTGAAGATCTGGAGAATCGAAACTGGGCAAAAACTTCCTTTGCAAATTCATTCTCTTGTCCGGAAAGCGATTAGGAAAAAAGAAGCTTTAAACATTGAAGTAAAAGGGGATAAAAAAGAATACTTACTCACTTTTAAACCGGTGGAAAGCGGATATGTGCATATCCATGGAATGGACCTTCCACCCATGATAGCAAGAAAGAAAACACTATTTAAGCAGGAAAAGCAGCAAGAAGCATTTCCTGAAGCTCTGATGGACCGGACTGCAGAAATGGCAGCTTCTGCTCTCAAAGCCGAATTCTGCAGAATTTACAAGTTTTCTCACGACTGCATTGACCTTCCGGAAAATCAGCTTTCTATTCAGGAAATCGGATGTTTTAGACAGCCTGATAAGTTAAATGAGCTTGCTGGTGGAATCAGTGTCTTTATAAGAATGCAGGGAAATATCGGTATAGGTGTAACACTTTACAGAACCATGCCGGATGAGTTTGCCCCTGAAGAGGTACGTTTTTTGAGGTATGTCCTGTCTCTGGTACGTAAAATTCTGAAGTGTAAAAGGATTGATTCCGAACTTCAGGACAGGATACATTTTTTAGAATCCCTGCTTGAGGAGATTCCGAACCCTGCTTATTTTAGAGATGTAAGCCAGACTTTTCAGGACCTCAGTGAGCTTTTAGCCGGGAAAGTTGCCCACTCTCCAGATAGAAATACCTCAGGGTATTCGATGCATGAGCTGGAAGAAGTAATTCCAAAAGAGCTTACCGCCATCTACAAAAGAAAAAAGGGTCCAGGAGTTCCAGAAGAGTTCGGGATGATGCCTTGCATCTGCGGTATGTTCAGGGAAAGCGAAGAGGCATTGAAAATAGCCCTTGAAGTCCAGAAAGCGCTCTGGATTGTCATCAATAACAGTCCTGCAGTCGTATTTTTATGGCGAAACGAGAATAAATGGCCTGCAGATTTCGTGTCTGAAAATGTCTCCCAGTTCGGGTATGAGGTCGAAGACTTCACCTCCGGAAGAATACATTACGGCGATATTGTCTATAAGGAGGATCTAAAAAATGTCCAGGAAGAGCTTGACCGCTGCGTAGAAAACAAATTAGAGAGTTTCAGGATGGAATACCGGATCTGTACAAGAGAAGGGGAATCGCGCTGGGTCGATGAGAGGACTTTCATCCAGAGGGATGCAGAAGGTCACGCCACTCATTTTCAGGGGGTGGTCATTGACATTACCGAAAGGAAGGTTGCAGAAGAAGCTCTTGCAAGGGCTGAGCAGCTCCGGAAAAAAGAGATCAATCACAGGATCAAAAATAACCTGCAAATAGTTTCTTCTCTGCTTGACCTGCAGGCTGAACAGTTCAGTGACAGAAAAGTCATCGAGGCTTTCAAGGAAAGTGAAAGTCGGATTGTTTCAATGTCGCTTATACACGAAGAACTCTATGAATCCGGAAATCTTGACATTCTTGATTTCTCGTCTTATCTCCGCAAATTAATAGCTGATCTCTGCCGTTCATACAGTACCGGGAGTTCAGCTATCAGGGTAAACCTTAATATGAAAAAAGTTTTTCTCGGTGTTGACACTGCAGTTTCTCTGGGCATTATAATCAACGAACTTTTCACCAACGCCATCAAATATGCTTTTCCCCAGGGAAAAGGAGGGGAAATAAATGTTGAACTTTTCGAAGAAGGAACCGGAGACACAGTAAACGAAAAAGCAAGCTCAGGTAAACCCCTTATTCTTAAGATTCCCGATGAAGGTCAGAATTTGCATGAACAATTTACTCTTGTTTTTGCAGATAACGGGAAAGGTTTCCCTGAAGAACTGAATATCAGAAACACGGAATCTCTTGGTTTGCAGCTTGTAAATGCTCTTGTGAACCAGATCGGGGGGAGTATAAGCCTTGAAAGAGAAAAAGGAACAAAATTTACACTTAAATTCAGGGAATAA
- the thiI gene encoding tRNA uracil 4-sulfurtransferase ThiI, producing the protein MPDNFTDSTDNKDSGSSHQSFENRANVVIVRYGELALKSTGVRNWYEKILMKNIAAMLDSRSIPYSLIRREWGRIFIETTDPRAAGVAADVFGVVSTSPALITEPDLESAARNCALLGTDLIRKGESFAIRARRSGNHSFSSADLGRNCGDAVWNALEKEGINPSVNLSSPDKEIFVEMRQNLAYIYLETVKGVGGLPLGTQGSMVVLMSGGIDSPVAAWLMMKRGVMIIPVYCNNSPYAEDAAKERAFDCIRQLQAWAPGHQFTTYELPHGPNLGVFIETCDRKNTCLLCKRMMYREAYEVMKKEGASGIITGSSLGQVASQTAANMYAEIYQLAIPVYHPLIAFDKSEIVDIARRIGTYDISTRPAGGCAAVPEHPEVKANYDLIVLEEKKLGIETMVSDALKASKVLKL; encoded by the coding sequence ATGCCAGATAATTTTACTGACAGTACGGATAACAAGGACTCCGGTTCTTCTCACCAGAGCTTCGAAAACCGGGCAAACGTTGTTATAGTTAGATATGGGGAACTTGCTCTTAAAAGCACAGGCGTTCGGAACTGGTATGAGAAAATTCTCATGAAGAATATTGCTGCAATGCTGGACTCAAGGAGCATTCCATATTCCCTGATAAGGAGAGAATGGGGAAGGATATTTATTGAGACAACAGATCCACGTGCAGCAGGGGTGGCAGCAGACGTTTTTGGGGTTGTTTCAACTTCACCTGCATTAATAACAGAACCAGACCTTGAGAGTGCAGCCAGGAACTGTGCACTTCTTGGAACAGATCTTATTCGGAAAGGAGAGTCTTTTGCTATCCGGGCTAGAAGAAGTGGAAACCATTCTTTTTCTTCAGCGGATCTGGGGAGAAACTGTGGAGATGCTGTCTGGAACGCCCTTGAAAAAGAAGGAATAAATCCCAGTGTTAACCTGAGCTCTCCTGATAAGGAAATTTTTGTCGAGATGAGGCAGAATCTGGCTTATATTTACCTGGAGACGGTTAAAGGAGTGGGAGGGCTTCCCCTCGGCACGCAGGGCAGTATGGTAGTGCTGATGTCAGGTGGCATCGATTCTCCTGTTGCTGCATGGCTGATGATGAAGCGCGGTGTAATGATTATCCCTGTTTACTGTAATAACTCTCCTTACGCAGAAGATGCGGCGAAAGAACGCGCTTTTGACTGTATCCGCCAGCTCCAGGCATGGGCTCCAGGGCACCAGTTTACAACTTATGAACTTCCTCACGGTCCAAATCTGGGGGTTTTTATCGAAACATGTGACCGAAAAAACACATGCCTACTCTGCAAACGTATGATGTACAGGGAAGCCTACGAAGTTATGAAAAAAGAAGGTGCAAGTGGGATTATTACTGGATCTTCCCTCGGACAGGTAGCCTCCCAGACTGCGGCCAACATGTATGCCGAAATTTATCAGCTTGCTATCCCGGTTTATCACCCTTTAATCGCCTTTGACAAAAGCGAGATTGTGGATATTGCCCGTAGAATTGGAACTTATGATATATCTACAAGGCCAGCTGGGGGTTGCGCTGCAGTTCCGGAGCATCCTGAAGTAAAGGCAAATTATGACCTCATAGTTCTTGAGGAAAAAAAGCTTGGTATCGAGACTATGGTGAGCGATGCTTTGAAAGCTTCAAAAGTCCTCAAACTCTGA
- a CDS encoding response regulator produces the protein MKKAKILVVEDQNIVALNIRNKLKNLGYTVPGTASTGEEAIRKAELTNADLVLMDIMLKGDMDGIEAAREIKARLKIPVLYLTAYTDDESLERAKMTEPAGYISKPFKEEDLHSNIEMALHKHRTKKKDIESSSNDG, from the coding sequence ATGAAAAAGGCAAAAATTCTGGTTGTTGAAGACCAGAACATCGTCGCTCTGAACATAAGAAACAAACTCAAAAACCTGGGTTATACTGTACCCGGTACTGCATCTACAGGAGAGGAAGCAATCAGAAAAGCAGAGCTGACGAATGCGGATCTTGTTTTGATGGATATCATGTTGAAAGGAGACATGGATGGAATAGAAGCTGCCCGTGAAATAAAAGCCCGCCTTAAAATTCCGGTCCTGTATCTGACAGCTTATACTGACGATGAATCCCTTGAAAGGGCTAAAATGACAGAACCGGCAGGATATATTTCCAAGCCGTTCAAAGAAGAGGACCTGCATAGCAATATTGAGATGGCGCTCCATAAACACAGAACCAAAAAAAAAGATATTGAGAGTTCCAGTAATGATGGATAA